One segment of Coffea arabica cultivar ET-39 chromosome 7c, Coffea Arabica ET-39 HiFi, whole genome shotgun sequence DNA contains the following:
- the LOC140010749 gene encoding tubulin-folding cofactor C-like — protein sequence MAEDNHPPADSTTNAASAFAFSSTTTAATIPESQDAALQRKHAAMVERLNNLHHSRISQKPTSDLTSNAESIQSFLARFSESKLSIESNLARISHTTSSDPDSLKSELQNVSVSISTVEKLVAESSYYLPSYEVRTCLKTISDLKLSLDDATSHVIPKKKFSFRNKKKPSADPSPSPAQNSIVNESEKPTLGIEIVGLSGVFQSSQGFRGKENEVLVKEFDREGEIGEFSVSNLKGCEVRLKGCLRALFVNKLRGCRAYVGPVFGSVLIEDVEECVFVLASHQIRIHNAKSCDFYLRVRSRPIIEDSSEVRFAPYCLKYAGIEKDLGEANLSEETGNWANVDDFRWLRAVQSPNWSVLPENERIEMVDISNRNENGG from the coding sequence atggcGGAGGACAATCATCCACCAGCAGATTCAACCACCAACGCCGCCTCAGCGTTCGCCTTCAGCTCCACCACCACCGCCGCCACAATACCTGAATCGCAAGATGCAGCCCTCCAGCGGAAGCACGCGGCAATGGTAGAGCGCCTCAACAATCTCCACCATTCCCGCATTTCGCAGAAACCCACCTCCGACCTCACCTCGAACGCCGAGTCCATTCAGTCCTTCCTAGCTCGCTTCAGCGAATCAAAGCTGTCCATCGAATCCAACCTTGCTCGCATTTCTCACACGACCTCCTCGGACCCCGATTCGTTAAAATCCGAGCTCCAGAACGTTTCCGTCTCAATCTCCACCGTCGAGAAGCTCGTCGCTGAGAGCTCCTACTATTTACCCTCTTACGAAGTCCGCACCTGCCTCAAAACTATATCCGATCTCAAGCTATCCCTCGATGACGCCACCTCCCATGTCATCCCCAAGAAAAAATTCTCCTtcagaaacaaaaagaaaccaTCCGCAGATCCTAGTCCAAGCCCAGCTCAAAACAGCATCGTAAATGAGTCAGAAAAGCCAACATTGGGGATAGAAATTGTGGGTTTGAGTGGGGTTTTTCAATCTTCACAAGGGTTCAGGGGTAAGGAGAATGAGGTTTTAGTGAAGGAATTTGATAGGGAGGGCGAAATTGGGGAATTTTCGGTGTCGAATTTGAAGGGTTGTGAGGTGAGATTAAAGGGTTGTCTGAGGGCGTTATTTGTGAATAAGTTGAGAGGTTGCAGGGCTTATGTTGGCCCGGTTTTCGGGTCGGTTTTGATTGAGGACGTGGAGGAGTGTGTTTTCGTGTTGGCGTCACATCAGATTAGGATTCATAATGCTAAAAGTTGTGATTTTTACTTGAGAGTGAGGAGTAGGCCGATCATTGAGGATAGTAGTGAGGTGAGGTTTGCACCATACTGTTTGAAGTATGCTGGGATTGAGAAGGATCTTGGGGAAGCGAATTTGAGTGAAGAGACTGGGAATTGGGCTAATGTGGATGATTTTCGGTGGCTGAGAGCAGTGCAGTCTCCAAATTGGTCAGTTTTGCCTGAAAATGAGCGCATTGAGATGGTCGATATCTCTAACAGGAATGAGAACGGAGGATGA
- the LOC140010510 gene encoding large ribosomal subunit protein uL29c-like has product MMSLSIASPTSVSFTGKLGLSKSSFHGVRIAHICPALAPSASTLRTSSGSSSSASSRVVMMAKKQEELKEIRAKTTEELSEEIVDLKGELFMLRLQRSARNEFKSSEFRRMRKRIARMLTVKRERELEEGINKRLSRKLDKKWKKSIVPRPPPSLKKLQEEEAAAEAKEAKESA; this is encoded by the exons ATGATGAGCTTATCTATTGCTTCGCCAACGAGCGTGAGCTTCACTGGTAAATTGGGTCTCTCAAAATCATCATTTCATGGGGTTCGCATTGCCCATATTTGTCCCGCGCTTGCTCCAAGTGCGTCTACTCTGAGGACTTCATCAGGgtcttcttcttctgcttcttcTAGAGTGGTGATGATGGCAAAGAAGCAGGAGGAGTTGAAAGAAATTAGAGCCAAAACCACGGAGGAGTTGAGCGAGGAGATTGTGGACTTGAAAGGGGAGCTCTTTATGCTACGGCTTCAGAGGTCGGCTCGTAATGAGTTCAAGTCCAGCGAGTTTCGCCGCATGCGGAAAAGG ATTGCCCGTATGCTAACTGTCAAACGGGAGAGAGAGCTTGAGGAGGGAATCAACAAGAGATTGTCAAGGAAGCTCGacaaaaaatggaagaaaagcaTTGTTCCTAGACCACCTCCATCATTGAAGAAACTACAAGAGGAGGAGGCAGCTGCAGAAGCCAAGGAAGCCAAGGAATCAGCATGA
- the LOC140010506 gene encoding uncharacterized protein (The sequence of the model RefSeq protein was modified relative to this genomic sequence to represent the inferred CDS: added 73 bases not found in genome assembly) gives MPGSLRQLFSSSLCMWPCPRTQFLNHHKRRHPIRMIYPSHINSLFTIATTTFPLHSPLVYLKPSNFSMDPSGTIVFSTVGVTQYGFDIFSVKLPNLTQRRLTDGVSINFNGQFLDENEESLVFVSERSGSPRIYLSKPELSEPELLPSPPESLFHDRPVIKNQRAYFISAHEEPDKLFKSWSALYSTRLDDKKVRRLTPPGVADYSPSVSQSGKFIAVASYGSRDWTGEFHELQTDIVVFPESDQNARVTVCQHGGWPTWSGDSTIYFHRQSDDGWWSIYRVDLPQNSDLSDAPYLPVRVTPAGVHCFTPAAMHNAKKLAVATRRREKSYRQIEIFDAESKSFYPVTETLSPKFHCYNPFFSPDSTFLGYHRFRGESAQPGESIVPFLEKVSSPIKGLEMLRLNGNFPTFSPSGEFIAYTPDFEANSGLKVIKSDGSKRWVLFRNRVTFYLSWSPVEKNVIFTSIGPIFQSSRTTVQIARVTFDPANLTADRDAEIPVDIKILTNEDTGNNAFPSCSPDGKFIVFRSGRSGHKNLYIVDAVNGEFNGGSIRRLTDGPWIDTMPSWSPDGKWIAFSSNMHNPDDVEHFSIYVIGADGSGLRRIRIAGNEGSGGLDRERLNHVCWSADCEWLLFTANLGGVTAEPVSLPNQFQPYGDLYMVRVDGTGLRRLTWNGYENGTPAWYPTGGDVELDMGRLMNLKRSETVGDKLKADFIEPLWLH, from the coding sequence ATGCCAGGAAGCCTTCGTCAGCTATTCTCTTCTTCTCTGTGTATGTGGCCCTGCCCTCGAACTCAATTCCTCAACCACCATAAACGACGTCATCCCATACGCATGATCTATCCTTCCCATATAAATTCTCTCTTCACGATCGCAACCACCACCTTTCCACTCCACTCCCCCTTAGTTTACCTCAAACCCTCCAACTTTTCCATGGACCCATCTGGAACCATCGTCTTCTCCACCGTCGGAGTAACCCAGTACGGCTTCGATATCTTCTCTGTCAAGCTTCCGAACCTCACCCAGCGCCGCCTCACTGACGGTGTCTCCATTAACTTTAACGGCCAGTTCCTGGACGAAAACGAGGAGAGCCTCGTTTTCGTCTCCGAAAGGTCCGGTTCTCCTAGGATCTACCTTTCCAAACCCGAGCTCTCGGAACCGGAGCTCCTCCCGTCTCCACCCGAAAGCCTGTTCCATGATCGTCCCGTTATCAAGAATCAACGGGCCTACTTCATTTCAGCTCATGAAGAGCCCGATAAGCTGTTTAAGAGCTGGTCGGCTTTGTACTCGACCCGGCTGGATGATAAGAAAGTACGCCGGTTGACGCCGCCTGGTGTGGCTGATTACAGCCCGTCCGTTTCTCAAAGCGGGAAGTTTATCGCCGTGGCTTCATATGGGTCTCGTGATTGGACCGGTGAGTTTCACGAGCTACAAACGGATATTGTTGTTTTTCCAGAATCAGACCAGAACGCCCGAGTTACGGTCTGCCAGCACGGTGGCTGGCCAACCTGGTCGGGTGACTCCACCATCTATTTCCACCGCCAATCAGACGATGGATGGTGGAGCATTTACCGGGTCGATCTACCCCAAAATTCTGACCTCTCCGATGCCCCGTATTTACCTGTCCGGGTCACCCCTGCTGGTGTCCACTGCTTCACGCCTGCAGCCATGCATAACGCCAAGAAACTCGCCGTGGCCACCCGTCGGAGGGAGAAAAGCTACCGCCAAATTGAAATCTTTGATGCTGAATCCAAATCATTTTACCCAGTGACTGAAACATTAAGCCCGAAATTCCATTGCTACAACCCGTTTTTCTCTCCGGACTCTACTTTTCTCGGATACCACCGATTCCGAGGCGAGTCAGCTCAACCCGGCGAGTCAATCGTCCCTTTCCTCGAAAAAGTATCCTCTCCAATAAAAGGGCTGGAAATGTTGAGGTTAAATGGTAATTTCCCTACGTTTTCACCGTCGGGCGAATTCATAGCCTACACTCCCGACTTCGAAGCTAATTCCGGCTTGAAAGTCATCAAATCGGACGGTTCAAAAAGATGGGTTCTATTCAGAAACCGTGTGACATTTTACCTGTCATGGAGCCCTGTTGAAAAAAACGTGATCTTCACGTCAATCGGGCCAATTTTCCAGTCATCCAGGACGACGGTCCAGATTGCACGAGTCACATTTGACCCAGCAAATCTAACCGCCGATCGCGACGCAGAAATTCCCGTTGACATCAAAATTCTGACCAATGAGGATACGGGGAATAATGCGTTTCCTTCCTGTTCGCCCGACGGAAAATTTATCGTCTTCCGTTCGGGCCGCTCCGGGCATAAGAATTTGTACATCGTTGATGCCGTTAACGGAGAATTTAACGGCGGGAGCATCCGTCGATTAACGGACGGACCGTGGATCGACACCATGCCTAGCTGGTCGCCCGATGGGAAATGGATTGCGTTCTCTTCAAATATGCATAATCCGGATGACGTGGAGCATTTTAGCATATATGTCATTGGGGCGGACGGGTCGGGTCTTCGGAGGATCCGCATAGCGGGTAACGAGGGTTCGGGGGGATTGGATCGGGAGAGATTGAACCACGTTTGTTGGAGTGCGGATTGTGAGTGGTTGTTATTCACGGCCAACTTGGGTGGCGTTACGGCGGAGCCGGTGTCGTTGCCGAATCAATTTCAGCCGTACGGGGACTTGTACATGGTGAGAGTGGACGGAACCGGGCTGAGGAGGCTGACATGGAATGGATACGAGAATGGGACGCCAGCCTGGTATCCGACGGGTGGTGACGTGGAATTGGACATGGGAAGATTGAT